The Novosphingobium kaempferiae genome includes a window with the following:
- a CDS encoding cation diffusion facilitator family transporter, with translation MSDHATLNRSAAFASIGAASLLLAIKGWAAWFTGSTAMLGSLADTTLDLVASLATLLGVWIAAHPPDDKHRFGHGKAEAIAALFQIVLISISALGIAARAVEQFFASGRVEAAEAGIGVSIAAILVTFALIGWQRHVIRRTDSLAIATDSVHYQSDLLLNCAVIAALVLDRYLGVSRADPLFGLAIAVWLAWGAWSASRQVLDQLMDHEWPAEKKQRFLEVLARDPDITGVHDMRTRTSGNRDFVQFHVWVDGNMTVREAHKVMDALEERLRVEFPDTDILIHPDPEGLVDEAGDAGLDVLPPIRVG, from the coding sequence GTGAGCGATCACGCTACCCTCAATCGCAGCGCCGCCTTTGCGAGCATCGGCGCGGCGAGCCTGCTGCTGGCGATCAAGGGCTGGGCGGCATGGTTCACCGGCTCCACGGCGATGCTGGGCAGCCTTGCCGACACCACGCTCGACCTCGTCGCCAGCCTCGCCACGCTGCTTGGCGTGTGGATCGCTGCGCACCCGCCCGATGACAAGCACCGCTTCGGCCATGGCAAGGCAGAGGCGATCGCGGCGCTGTTCCAGATCGTGCTGATCTCCATCTCGGCGCTCGGCATCGCCGCGCGTGCCGTGGAGCAGTTCTTCGCCAGCGGGCGCGTCGAGGCGGCGGAGGCGGGCATCGGCGTCTCGATCGCGGCGATCCTCGTTACGTTCGCGCTGATCGGCTGGCAACGCCACGTCATCCGCCGTACCGACAGCCTCGCCATCGCCACCGACAGCGTCCACTACCAGTCGGACCTGCTGCTGAACTGCGCGGTGATCGCGGCGCTGGTGCTGGACCGCTACCTCGGCGTCTCGCGCGCGGATCCGCTGTTTGGTCTCGCCATCGCGGTCTGGCTGGCGTGGGGGGCATGGAGTGCTTCGCGGCAGGTGCTCGATCAGCTCATGGACCACGAATGGCCTGCCGAGAAGAAGCAGCGCTTCCTGGAGGTACTCGCCCGCGATCCGGATATCACCGGCGTCCACGACATGCGCACGCGCACTTCGGGCAACCGCGACTTCGTGCAGTTCCACGTCTGGGTCGACGGGAACATGACCGTGCGCGAGGCGCACAAGGTCATGGACGCGCTGGAGGAGAGGCTGCGGGTGGAGTTTCCCGATACCGACATCCTCATCCACCCCGATCCCGAAGGGCTGGTGGACGAAGCCGGTGACGCCGGGCTGGACGTGCTTCCGCCGATCCGGGTGGGGTGA
- a CDS encoding adenosine kinase: MTQPRLDVIAIGNAIIDVIGNCSDAQIEELGLVRGGMQLIDGDQARTLYAAMGPAREVSGGSAANTLAGLAALGAKCGFIGQVADDQLGEVFTHDIRAGGIEFDVPARAGETPTARCLIFVTADGQRTMNTFLGASHLLSADMVDDAVIADAAVLYLEGYLWDPVEPRAAMRKAIAAARAAGRKIAFTPSESFIIDMHRADFLSLIDEGLIDLLFCNESEMATLTGLAAFEDGIAMLSAKVPVLVVTKGADGAVALAGGERAEVAAQPIERVVDTTGAGDLFAAGFLYGHVRGKGLEESLKIGAICASEIISHYGARPECDLAEFVAARM; encoded by the coding sequence ATGACGCAACCCCGTCTGGACGTCATCGCCATCGGCAACGCCATCATCGACGTCATCGGCAATTGTTCCGACGCGCAGATCGAAGAACTCGGCCTTGTGCGCGGCGGCATGCAGCTGATCGACGGCGATCAGGCCCGCACCCTCTACGCCGCGATGGGCCCGGCCCGCGAAGTCTCGGGCGGTTCGGCCGCCAACACGCTGGCGGGCCTCGCCGCGCTGGGCGCCAAGTGCGGGTTCATCGGCCAGGTCGCCGACGACCAGCTGGGTGAAGTGTTCACGCACGACATCCGCGCTGGAGGCATCGAGTTCGATGTCCCCGCCCGCGCCGGCGAGACGCCGACTGCCCGCTGCCTGATCTTCGTCACCGCCGATGGCCAGCGGACCATGAACACCTTCCTCGGCGCCTCGCACCTGCTGTCCGCCGACATGGTGGACGATGCGGTGATCGCCGACGCTGCCGTGCTCTACCTCGAGGGTTACCTGTGGGATCCGGTCGAGCCGCGCGCGGCAATGCGCAAGGCGATCGCGGCTGCGCGGGCCGCCGGACGCAAGATCGCTTTCACGCCGTCGGAATCGTTCATCATCGACATGCATCGCGCCGACTTCCTGTCGCTGATCGACGAAGGCCTGATCGACCTGCTGTTCTGCAACGAGAGCGAAATGGCGACGCTGACCGGCCTCGCTGCCTTCGAGGACGGCATCGCGATGCTCTCGGCCAAGGTTCCGGTGCTGGTCGTCACCAAGGGCGCGGACGGCGCCGTGGCGCTGGCGGGCGGCGAGCGGGCGGAAGTCGCCGCGCAGCCGATCGAGCGCGTGGTGGACACCACCGGCGCGGGCGACCTGTTCGCGGCGGGTTTCCTCTACGGGCACGTCCGCGGCAAGGGGCTTGAGGAAAGCCTGAAGATCGGTGCAATCTGCGCGAGCGAGATCATCTCGCACTACGGCGCGCGCCCCGAATGCGACCTCGCTGAGTTCGTGGCTGCACGCATGTAA
- the purD gene encoding phosphoribosylamine--glycine ligase: protein MNILLLGSGGREHALAWKLAQSPRCDALWAAPGNPGISELATCIDLDATDHAAVLAFCEANVIGLVVIGPEAPLVDGLADSLRAEGFAVFGPGKAAAQLEGSKGFTKDLCARANIPTGGYERVSGEETAMAALAKFGAPVVIKADGLAAGKGVTVAMTMGEAEAAVRDIFAGRFGEAGAEAVIEEFLEGEEASFFALTDGSTIVPFASAQDHKRVGDGDTGPNTGGMGAYSPARVLTPKLQAEAMTKIIAPTVKTLADEGMPYSGVLFLGLMLTAKGPQLIEYNCRFGDPECQVMLMRLESDLVELLHACAENRLAAIEPPRFSDDVALTVVMAADGYPGTPAKGGAIRNIAEAEVEGAKVFHAGTALNDGELVASGGRVLAVTARAGSVTEAQARAYAAVDAIDFATGFTRRDIGWREVAREKAHA, encoded by the coding sequence ATGAACATCCTGCTACTGGGCTCGGGCGGCCGCGAACATGCGCTGGCCTGGAAGCTGGCGCAATCCCCGCGCTGCGATGCCCTGTGGGCGGCGCCCGGAAATCCCGGCATTTCCGAGCTCGCGACCTGCATCGACCTCGACGCGACCGACCATGCCGCAGTGCTGGCCTTCTGCGAGGCCAACGTGATCGGCCTCGTGGTGATCGGCCCCGAGGCCCCGCTGGTGGACGGCCTTGCCGACTCGCTGCGCGCCGAAGGCTTCGCGGTGTTCGGCCCGGGCAAAGCGGCGGCGCAGCTCGAAGGCTCCAAGGGCTTCACCAAGGATCTGTGCGCCCGCGCCAATATCCCGACCGGCGGTTACGAGCGCGTCTCCGGCGAGGAAACCGCCATGGCGGCGCTGGCGAAATTCGGCGCACCCGTCGTCATCAAGGCGGACGGGCTTGCCGCAGGCAAGGGCGTCACCGTGGCGATGACCATGGGCGAGGCCGAAGCGGCGGTGCGTGACATCTTCGCCGGGCGCTTCGGGGAAGCCGGCGCGGAAGCGGTGATCGAGGAATTCCTTGAGGGCGAGGAAGCCAGCTTCTTCGCACTGACGGACGGATCGACCATCGTCCCCTTCGCCTCCGCGCAAGATCACAAGCGCGTGGGCGACGGCGACACCGGCCCCAACACCGGCGGCATGGGCGCCTACAGCCCCGCCCGGGTGCTGACGCCCAAGCTGCAGGCCGAGGCGATGACGAAGATCATCGCGCCGACCGTGAAGACCCTTGCGGACGAGGGCATGCCCTATTCGGGCGTGCTGTTCCTCGGCCTGATGCTGACTGCCAAGGGGCCGCAGCTGATCGAGTACAACTGCCGCTTCGGCGACCCGGAATGCCAGGTCATGCTGATGCGCCTCGAATCCGATCTCGTCGAGCTGCTCCATGCCTGCGCGGAAAACCGCCTCGCCGCGATCGAGCCACCGCGGTTCTCGGACGATGTGGCGCTGACGGTGGTGATGGCCGCCGATGGCTATCCCGGCACCCCCGCGAAGGGCGGCGCGATCCGCAACATCGCGGAAGCCGAGGTAGAGGGCGCGAAGGTCTTCCATGCGGGCACCGCGCTGAACGACGGCGAACTGGTGGCGAGCGGCGGGCGCGTGCTTGCCGTCACCGCCCGTGCGGGCAGCGTGACCGAGGCACAGGCCAGGGCCTACGCGGCAGTCGACGCCATCGACTTCGCCACCGGCTTCACCCGCCGCGACATCGGCTGGCGCGAGGTGGCGCGCGAAAAGGCTCATGCTTAA
- a CDS encoding exonuclease domain-containing protein, translating to MSCPALIDFEASCLPEYGQSYPIEVAVARIDGSNRAWLIRPAEAWRYWDWSDDAEKLHGITQQMLDDEGLPPTQVLAEMAEFVRDCPVYADADLDQYWLEVLCQAIGTKPPFPVHYLGEFLKDGGYSRPQVVAALEEAKLRLPKEHLAREDAKRLALVVKLLVDGEVE from the coding sequence TTGAGCTGTCCCGCACTGATCGACTTCGAGGCGAGCTGCCTGCCTGAATACGGGCAGTCCTATCCCATCGAAGTCGCGGTGGCGCGGATCGACGGCTCGAACCGGGCCTGGCTGATCAGGCCCGCCGAGGCCTGGCGCTACTGGGACTGGTCGGACGACGCGGAAAAGCTCCACGGCATCACCCAGCAGATGCTGGATGACGAGGGGCTGCCGCCCACCCAGGTGCTGGCCGAAATGGCCGAGTTCGTCCGCGATTGCCCGGTCTATGCCGATGCCGACCTCGACCAGTACTGGCTTGAGGTGCTGTGCCAGGCGATCGGCACGAAGCCGCCGTTTCCCGTGCATTACCTCGGTGAATTCCTCAAGGATGGCGGCTATTCCCGCCCGCAGGTCGTCGCCGCGCTGGAAGAGGCGAAGCTGCGGCTTCCCAAGGAGCACCTCGCGCGGGAAGACGCCAAGCGGCTGGCGCTGGTGGTGAAGCTGCTGGTGGACGGGGAAGTGGAGTAG
- a CDS encoding YihY/virulence factor BrkB family protein yields the protein MTRRVVGGTWDDGFIHAGNLAYMSLLSLFPFFIALAAILKALGEQDQMGASIDTILRALPPRVGDVLRPVAHDVAAARHGWLLWVGGLLGLWTAGSLIETIRDILHRAYDVKKRHRFWRSRLVSSAVIFGSVLLLLVSLSSQVLLSTAETVLATLFPRLDTLSEQIALSTAMSGGGIFISIYLLFYLLTPSAYQRRRYRKWPGPAFVTLWWLLVAWALPKVLQSFLMYDLTYGSLAGVMIALFFFWLVGLGMVIGAELNAALAQANEMEHVPTSPATAFGPNDK from the coding sequence GTGACCCGTCGCGTCGTGGGCGGCACGTGGGACGACGGGTTCATCCACGCGGGCAACCTTGCCTACATGAGCCTGCTGTCGCTGTTCCCGTTCTTCATCGCCCTCGCCGCCATCCTCAAGGCGCTGGGCGAGCAGGACCAGATGGGCGCGTCGATCGATACGATCCTGCGCGCCCTGCCCCCGCGGGTCGGCGATGTGCTGCGCCCGGTGGCTCATGACGTCGCCGCAGCGCGCCACGGTTGGCTCCTATGGGTCGGCGGTCTCCTCGGCCTATGGACCGCCGGCAGCCTGATCGAGACCATCCGCGACATCCTCCACCGTGCCTACGACGTGAAGAAGCGCCACCGCTTCTGGCGTTCGCGCCTCGTGTCGAGCGCGGTGATCTTCGGATCGGTGCTGCTGCTGCTCGTCTCGCTGTCATCGCAGGTGCTGCTGTCCACCGCCGAGACGGTGCTGGCGACGCTGTTTCCCAGGCTCGACACGCTGTCCGAACAGATCGCGCTCAGCACGGCGATGAGCGGAGGCGGGATTTTCATCTCGATCTATCTGCTGTTCTATCTGCTGACGCCCTCCGCCTATCAGCGGCGGCGCTATCGCAAATGGCCCGGTCCGGCGTTCGTCACACTCTGGTGGCTTCTGGTCGCCTGGGCGCTTCCGAAAGTGTTGCAGAGTTTCCTCATGTACGATTTGACGTACGGAAGCCTCGCCGGAGTGATGATCGCGCTTTTCTTTTTCTGGCTTGTCGGACTAGGGATGGTCATAGGCGCTGAACTGAACGCAGCGCTCGCGCAGGCGAACGAGATGGAACACGTCCCGACAAGCCCCGCCACGGCTTTTGGGCCGAACGACAAGTAA
- a CDS encoding DnaJ C-terminal domain-containing protein, producing MAADPYTTLGVSRGASEKDIKSAYRKLAKELHPDTNKDNPAAAARFNDVTRAYDLLSDKTKRAQFDRGEIDAEGNPAHPFGGGGFGGGGYGGGPGGQRGFGGGFGAEDGIDLEDIFGGIFGGGGRGGMGGMGGGGRRAAPKGANVNYRLAVPLTDAAELKPQRITLSDGKTIDLKLPAGLEDGTQMRLAGKGEPGPGGNGDATVTIQIQPHAFFRRDGDDLRIDLPITLDEALLGAKVKAPTPAGAVMLSVPAGASSGKALRLKGRGMTRKDGTRGDQLITLQIMMPEPDSEAGVDLASRLEGWSDGRDVRGKLGV from the coding sequence ATGGCAGCAGATCCCTATACCACCCTCGGCGTGTCACGCGGTGCGAGCGAGAAGGACATCAAGTCCGCCTATCGCAAGCTGGCGAAGGAACTCCACCCGGACACCAACAAGGACAACCCGGCAGCGGCCGCGCGCTTCAACGACGTAACGCGCGCCTACGACCTGCTTTCGGACAAGACCAAGCGCGCCCAGTTCGACCGGGGCGAGATCGACGCCGAGGGCAACCCGGCGCATCCCTTCGGCGGCGGCGGTTTCGGCGGGGGCGGCTACGGCGGCGGTCCGGGCGGCCAACGCGGTTTCGGCGGCGGCTTCGGGGCCGAGGACGGGATCGACCTGGAGGACATCTTTGGTGGCATCTTCGGCGGCGGCGGTCGCGGGGGAATGGGCGGCATGGGCGGCGGAGGTCGTCGCGCGGCTCCCAAGGGCGCCAACGTGAACTACCGCCTTGCCGTGCCGCTGACCGATGCGGCGGAACTGAAGCCCCAGCGCATCACCCTGTCGGATGGCAAGACCATCGACCTCAAGCTGCCTGCGGGGCTGGAGGACGGCACCCAGATGCGGCTTGCGGGCAAGGGCGAGCCCGGCCCCGGCGGCAACGGCGATGCCACGGTGACGATCCAGATCCAGCCGCACGCATTCTTCAGGCGCGACGGCGACGACCTGCGCATCGACCTGCCGATCACGCTGGACGAGGCGCTGCTCGGCGCGAAGGTCAAGGCGCCCACGCCGGCAGGGGCGGTGATGCTCTCCGTCCCGGCGGGCGCGAGTTCGGGCAAGGCGCTGCGTCTCAAGGGCCGCGGCATGACCCGCAAGGACGGCACCCGCGGCGACCAGCTCATCACGCTGCAGATCATGATGCCCGAGCCGGACTCCGAAGCCGGGGTCGACCTCGCCAGCCGCCTCGAAGGCTGGAGCGACGGCCGCGACGTGCGCGGGAAGCTTGGCGTCTGA
- the pdxH gene encoding pyridoxamine 5'-phosphate oxidase, producing the protein MSTAHPTDTDAHEVIPHGDPFALFTRWYDEAREAEPNDSNAMALATATPDGAPSVRMVLLKGYDADGFVFYTNGHSRKGQEIAANPHVALLFHWKSLRRQIRIEGVLSPVSEAEAEAYFHSRARDSQLGAVASDQSAPLDSRETFLARYEAARARFEGAEVERPAHWGGWRVRPQAIEFWHDRPYRLHERRRFEHGPEGWASSLLYP; encoded by the coding sequence GTGAGCACCGCGCACCCCACCGATACCGACGCCCACGAAGTCATCCCGCATGGCGATCCCTTCGCGCTGTTCACGCGCTGGTACGATGAGGCGCGCGAGGCCGAACCCAACGATTCCAACGCCATGGCGCTGGCTACCGCGACGCCTGACGGGGCGCCTTCGGTCCGCATGGTGCTGCTCAAGGGCTACGATGCCGACGGCTTCGTGTTCTACACCAATGGCCACAGCCGCAAGGGGCAGGAAATCGCCGCGAATCCGCACGTCGCGCTGCTGTTCCACTGGAAGAGCCTGCGCCGCCAGATCCGCATCGAGGGTGTGCTGTCGCCGGTGAGCGAGGCCGAGGCCGAAGCCTATTTCCACTCTCGCGCCCGCGATTCGCAATTGGGCGCGGTCGCGTCCGACCAGTCCGCCCCGCTCGATTCGCGCGAGACCTTCCTCGCCCGCTACGAGGCGGCGCGCGCGCGGTTCGAAGGCGCTGAGGTGGAGCGTCCTGCTCACTGGGGTGGCTGGCGGGTTCGTCCGCAGGCGATCGAGTTCTGGCATGACCGCCCGTACCGCCTCCACGAGCGCCGCCGGTTCGAGCATGGCCCCGAAGGCTGGGCGAGCAGCCTGCTCTATCCGTGA